A single region of the Moorena sp. SIOASIH genome encodes:
- the psbA gene encoding photosystem II q(b) protein has product MTTTLRGRESGNLWDRFCNWITSTNNRLYVGWFGVLMIPCLLTATICFIIAFIAAPPVDIDGIREPVAGSLIYGNNIISGAVVPSSNAIGLHFYPIWEAASLDEWLYNGGPYQLIVFHFLVGIFCWMGRQWELSYRLGMRPWICVAYSAPVAAATSVFLIYPIGQGSFSDGMPLGISGTFNFMFVFQAEHNILMHPFHMLGVAGVFGGALFSAMHGSLVTSSLVRETTEIESQNYGYKFGQEEETYNIVAAHGYFGRLIFQYASFNNSRSLHFFLGAWPVVGIWFTALGISTMAFNLNGFNFNQSVLDSQGHVVNTWADVLNRANLGFEVMHERNAHNFPLDLAAAEVAPVAVSAPIING; this is encoded by the coding sequence ATGACAACTACATTAAGAGGTCGTGAAAGCGGCAATCTTTGGGATCGGTTTTGCAACTGGATCACTTCCACCAATAACCGCCTCTACGTGGGCTGGTTCGGTGTTTTGATGATCCCTTGCTTGCTAACCGCTACCATCTGCTTTATCATAGCCTTCATCGCTGCTCCTCCGGTGGACATCGACGGTATCCGTGAACCGGTGGCTGGCTCTCTGATCTACGGTAACAACATCATTTCTGGTGCGGTTGTACCTTCCTCAAATGCGATAGGCTTGCACTTCTACCCGATTTGGGAAGCCGCTTCCTTGGATGAATGGTTATACAACGGTGGCCCTTACCAGCTGATTGTGTTCCACTTCCTAGTTGGCATCTTCTGCTGGATGGGTCGTCAGTGGGAGCTGAGCTATCGTCTGGGTATGCGTCCTTGGATTTGCGTAGCTTACAGTGCCCCTGTGGCTGCTGCTACCTCTGTTTTCCTGATCTATCCCATTGGTCAAGGCAGTTTCTCTGATGGCATGCCTCTGGGAATCAGTGGTACCTTCAACTTCATGTTCGTATTCCAAGCAGAGCACAACATCCTGATGCACCCCTTCCACATGCTTGGTGTAGCTGGTGTATTTGGTGGTGCGCTGTTTAGTGCGATGCACGGTTCTCTGGTGACGTCTTCTCTGGTTCGTGAGACTACCGAAATCGAGTCTCAGAACTATGGTTACAAGTTCGGTCAAGAAGAAGAAACCTACAACATCGTTGCTGCTCACGGTTACTTTGGCCGTTTGATCTTCCAGTATGCTAGCTTCAACAACAGCCGTTCCTTGCACTTCTTCTTGGGTGCTTGGCCAGTGGTTGGCATCTGGTTTACTGCTTTGGGTATTAGCACTATGGCCTTCAACCTGAACGGCTTCAACTTCAACCAGTCAGTGCTCGATTCTCAAGGTCACGTAGTCAACACCTGGGCTGATGTGCTGAACCGGGCTAACTTGGGCTTTGAAGTGATGCACGAGCGTAATGCTCACAACTTCCCCCTCGATTTGGCTGCTGCTGAGGTGGCTCCAGTTGCTGTGAGTGCTCCTATCATCAATGGTTAA
- the ccsB gene encoding c-type cytochrome biogenesis protein CcsB — protein MDLVTLQNKLDNIAFFVLFVTMLIYWVGAAFPKIPYLSALGTSGMATANLCTATLLGARWLEAGYFPISNLYESLFFLTWGITTVHLIAENMSRSRLVGVATAPVAMGITAFAALSLPPDMQESAPLVPALKSNWLMMHVSIMMLSYATLMVGSLVAIAFLVITRGQNVELRGSSVGTGGYRSKTNLPNNLPRNSNFKLQRTGNQPISQPLVTSDTSSPLAEVGQSNAASTTAVLDLVTTPDSPLPSVSTAPTLSPQRLNIADTLDNISYRIIGLGFPLLTIGIIAGAVWANEAWGSYWSWDPKETWALITWLVFAAYLHARITRGWQGRRPAILAGTGLLVVWVCYLGVNLLGKGLHSYGWFF, from the coding sequence ATGGATCTGGTTACACTCCAGAACAAATTAGATAATATTGCCTTTTTCGTCCTGTTTGTGACGATGTTAATTTACTGGGTAGGAGCCGCTTTTCCTAAAATCCCTTATTTGTCAGCCTTAGGAACATCAGGCATGGCAACCGCCAACCTTTGCACTGCTACCCTACTCGGAGCAAGATGGCTAGAGGCGGGCTACTTCCCGATCAGTAATCTCTATGAATCCCTGTTTTTCCTAACCTGGGGAATTACCACAGTTCATCTAATTGCTGAAAACATGAGTCGCAGCCGATTGGTAGGGGTGGCTACTGCACCAGTGGCAATGGGAATTACCGCCTTTGCCGCTCTATCCCTACCACCAGACATGCAGGAAAGTGCTCCATTGGTACCTGCTCTGAAATCCAATTGGTTAATGATGCATGTTAGTATCATGATGCTCAGTTACGCCACCCTGATGGTGGGTTCCCTGGTAGCGATCGCATTTTTAGTGATTACCCGTGGTCAGAACGTGGAACTGCGGGGGAGTTCTGTCGGCACTGGTGGCTATCGCAGCAAGACTAACTTACCAAATAACTTACCAAGGAATTCCAATTTTAAACTACAGCGCACCGGTAATCAACCAATTTCTCAGCCTCTAGTTACCTCTGATACCTCATCCCCTTTAGCTGAAGTGGGACAGAGTAATGCAGCTAGTACTACAGCAGTGCTGGATTTAGTCACTACCCCCGACTCACCTCTACCATCGGTATCCACAGCACCCACCCTCTCACCCCAGAGGCTAAATATTGCCGACACTCTCGATAATATCAGCTATCGTATTATTGGGCTGGGATTTCCTCTGCTCACCATTGGGATTATTGCCGGTGCCGTTTGGGCAAACGAGGCTTGGGGTTCATACTGGAGTTGGGACCCAAAAGAAACCTGGGCATTAATTACCTGGCTAGTGTTTGCTGCCTATCTCCATGCCCGCATTACCCGTGGCTGGCAAGGACGCCGACCAGCAATTTTGGCAGGAACAGGACTTCTAGTTGTCTGGGTTTGCTATCTAGGAGTCAATCTATTGGGTAAAGGCTTACATTCCTACGGCTGGTTCTTCTAA
- a CDS encoding KGK domain-containing protein — MDNQFKPLAVGEVLSVDESAQIFIGNRTFRVGEFLVAIKKKLVEVLGDEWTPEQESWFSESGIPCEVLQFAANDWQQGKVRLNLEFCLVETQDKVDDISAIGGETLQSTSTQVAEQPDLAEPETSNDSGLELGVGAATAAVTATGISVAEALEEDASTAISDEITLKPTLDADEDIALEQTPTSQEDEFDLGDFSDSQESEEDISFEQTPTNQEDEFDLGDFSESQESEEDIGFEQTPSSQEDEFDLGDFSDSEEDIGFEQTPTNQEDEFDLGEFSDSAEDIEFVESPTAAEEDLLDLSAVSTDSSNDFDLGEMSDDSDEDMFQLDDISFDEESENGDDNSLMDDVWQEMNELK, encoded by the coding sequence GTGGATAATCAGTTCAAGCCACTCGCTGTTGGTGAAGTACTATCAGTGGATGAATCTGCTCAAATCTTTATTGGTAACCGTACCTTTAGGGTCGGTGAATTCTTAGTTGCTATCAAAAAGAAATTGGTAGAAGTTTTAGGGGATGAATGGACTCCAGAACAGGAAAGTTGGTTTAGCGAATCGGGTATTCCCTGTGAAGTGTTGCAATTTGCTGCTAATGACTGGCAGCAAGGCAAGGTAAGACTTAATCTAGAATTTTGCCTTGTCGAGACTCAGGATAAAGTTGATGATATATCAGCTATTGGTGGTGAAACATTGCAAAGCACATCAACCCAGGTAGCAGAACAGCCAGACCTTGCAGAGCCAGAAACTAGCAATGATTCTGGATTGGAGCTTGGAGTTGGAGCAGCCACAGCCGCTGTGACTGCTACTGGAATATCAGTAGCTGAAGCACTGGAGGAAGATGCTTCAACTGCTATCTCGGATGAGATCACACTGAAACCAACACTTGATGCAGATGAAGACATTGCTCTCGAACAAACCCCAACCAGTCAAGAAGATGAGTTTGATTTAGGAGACTTTTCCGATAGTCAGGAAAGTGAAGAAGATATTAGTTTCGAACAAACCCCAACCAATCAAGAAGATGAGTTTGATTTAGGAGACTTTTCCGAAAGTCAGGAAAGTGAAGAAGATATTGGTTTCGAACAAACCCCAAGCAGTCAAGAAGATGAGTTTGATTTAGGAGACTTTTCCGATAGTGAGGAAGATATTGGTTTCGAACAAACCCCAACCAATCAAGAAGATGAGTTTGATTTAGGAGAATTTTCCGATAGTGCGGAAGATATAGAGTTCGTAGAATCACCGACAGCAGCGGAAGAAGATTTGCTGGATTTGTCAGCAGTATCAACAGACAGTAGTAATGATTTTGATCTCGGTGAAATGTCTGATGATAGTGATGAAGACATGTTTCAACTGGACGATATTTCCTTTGATGAAGAATCAGAAAACGGTGATGATAATTCCCTAATGGATGATGTCTGGCAAGAAATGAATGAGCTTAAATAA
- the tilS gene encoding tRNA lysidine(34) synthetase TilS: MSEIPSWTPLHARLHRTLRQKKLLPKNQQVLVAVSGGQDSLCLTKLLLDLQPKWKWQLGIAHCDHRWPYDEGISLHVQQIAQSWGLPFHLRTAPEVTKSESAARQWRYQALIDIAQTQGYPTVVTGHTKSDRAETVLYNLIRGSGTDGLQALTWERPLAPGVRLVRPLLETSRSETLQFCEQQQLSIWVDAYNQDLNYARNRIRQELIPYIKTHFNPQVETALSQIAEILRADVEYLENTAEQIQKQAMAVPSLEEDPGSNSPPRLNRLVLQQAPLALQRRVIRKFLQENQTKALSFEQIEAVTGLIAAPNRSRTSSFPGGVTALVEEEWIILNTEV; the protein is encoded by the coding sequence ATGTCTGAGATACCGAGTTGGACACCTCTTCATGCACGGCTACATAGAACCCTGCGGCAAAAGAAGCTACTACCCAAGAATCAGCAGGTTTTAGTAGCCGTATCCGGTGGGCAGGATTCCCTTTGCCTAACCAAACTACTCCTAGATTTACAGCCCAAGTGGAAATGGCAGCTAGGAATCGCCCACTGTGACCACCGTTGGCCCTATGATGAGGGAATTTCCCTTCATGTACAGCAAATTGCTCAAAGTTGGGGGCTTCCATTTCATCTACGAACCGCCCCTGAAGTGACAAAGAGCGAATCAGCAGCGCGGCAGTGGCGTTATCAAGCCCTGATTGACATTGCCCAAACTCAAGGTTATCCCACTGTTGTCACTGGTCACACAAAAAGCGATCGCGCTGAAACAGTCCTCTATAACCTGATAAGAGGTTCAGGGACTGATGGCTTGCAAGCTTTGACCTGGGAACGACCTCTTGCTCCTGGAGTACGTCTGGTGCGTCCCCTACTTGAGACATCCCGTAGCGAAACTCTCCAGTTTTGCGAGCAGCAGCAACTTTCTATTTGGGTGGATGCTTACAATCAAGACCTTAACTATGCCCGTAACCGTATCCGCCAAGAGCTAATACCCTATATAAAAACCCATTTCAACCCACAAGTTGAGACAGCCTTGTCCCAAATTGCTGAAATCTTGCGAGCAGACGTGGAATATCTGGAAAACACTGCTGAGCAAATCCAAAAACAAGCCATGGCAGTACCTAGTTTAGAGGAAGATCCTGGTAGCAATAGCCCTCCACGATTAAATCGTCTGGTATTACAGCAAGCTCCCCTAGCTTTGCAACGTCGTGTGATTCGGAAGTTCCTTCAGGAAAACCAAACCAAAGCCCTCAGCTTTGAGCAAATCGAAGCCGTGACTGGTTTAATTGCTGCTCCCAACCGCTCTCGAACGTCATCCTTTCCTGGTGGAGTAACAGCCTTGGTAGAAGAGGAATGGATTATTCTTAATACTGAAGTATGA
- the hmpF gene encoding pilus motility taxis protein HmpF yields MLYLAEVRKQKTGFMGRAQAELKLLAFQRTDQSWNKVSGEEVLPTEQANNFGDGALVIVNLSGNRQIQGTIEAAGGRLVNLLQNFSRLLEKSKNQEEEIEQWKQSLTYQSQELNRREMEMEARLEQMQTMEEDFSRIEQQRQELETTEAETAKLRQELERKSKELEGAWEQLRGQQLRLQEQVSEGSYSAGLDAQQAGVIQQLLNRLSGGAESTQSVWEPLNQALEVVKHQQSVLDTHWQQLNEQRLLAEKLEADVEGHGEEVQHQTQKLQQLQASCEQANREMQVQQTNLEIKLESARMVSLQLQTQQELYQELARMATTSGDVKISQMVDIAALEKMPLGELQDIVQNLQQDLEKVVRFVNDQEEELTLQHQGIEELQEQIRVASEYDRISLETQLADEQDRYQMLDRTLVGQRRTLWEREEILNQHLRVLRLRQGIVDSNGQQNQKIDLEPILLELEAQCKQQSDQLQQLEREIEQMRQSLSQAAELMNQQTQEKDAKLAQVKNWEESWLSNQVKVAQLWGKVHLYEETLQPLQDGVNEIRQKLDAIANALNHIQKTGGSQQQAITQISQIISSLSQSPELAAS; encoded by the coding sequence GTGCTGTATCTCGCAGAGGTAAGAAAGCAGAAAACTGGGTTTATGGGTAGAGCTCAGGCCGAACTGAAACTGCTGGCTTTTCAGCGGACTGACCAGAGTTGGAATAAGGTGTCTGGGGAGGAAGTGCTTCCGACAGAACAAGCCAATAACTTTGGTGATGGTGCGTTGGTGATTGTTAACCTGAGTGGGAATCGACAAATACAGGGGACAATCGAGGCAGCGGGGGGAAGGTTAGTCAATCTATTGCAAAATTTCTCTCGCTTGCTAGAAAAGTCAAAAAACCAGGAAGAAGAAATTGAGCAGTGGAAGCAATCTTTGACCTATCAAAGTCAAGAACTCAACCGTCGCGAGATGGAAATGGAAGCGCGGCTTGAGCAGATGCAAACGATGGAGGAGGATTTTTCCAGAATAGAGCAACAACGCCAAGAACTGGAAACTACTGAGGCAGAAACTGCTAAACTCAGACAAGAATTGGAGCGTAAAAGTAAGGAGCTCGAAGGTGCTTGGGAACAACTCCGGGGACAGCAGCTACGCTTACAAGAGCAAGTTTCAGAGGGTTCTTACTCTGCTGGTTTAGATGCTCAGCAGGCTGGTGTGATTCAGCAATTGCTCAATCGCTTATCAGGAGGAGCAGAATCAACACAATCTGTCTGGGAACCACTGAATCAAGCCTTGGAAGTAGTCAAGCATCAGCAGTCGGTGTTGGATACTCACTGGCAGCAGTTAAATGAACAGCGTCTATTAGCGGAAAAATTAGAAGCAGACGTTGAGGGTCACGGGGAGGAAGTCCAACATCAAACCCAAAAGTTACAACAATTACAAGCATCCTGTGAACAGGCAAATCGGGAAATGCAAGTGCAGCAAACCAATCTAGAGATCAAGCTCGAATCAGCTAGGATGGTGAGTCTGCAACTCCAAACTCAGCAAGAATTATACCAAGAACTGGCTCGAATGGCAACAACATCAGGGGATGTCAAGATTAGCCAAATGGTGGATATTGCAGCACTAGAAAAAATGCCCTTGGGTGAGTTACAGGATATAGTTCAGAATTTGCAGCAGGATTTGGAAAAAGTTGTACGCTTCGTCAATGACCAAGAAGAAGAACTAACACTCCAACACCAAGGGATTGAAGAACTACAAGAACAGATTAGGGTCGCTAGTGAATACGATCGTATTAGTCTAGAAACCCAGTTAGCAGATGAGCAAGACCGTTACCAGATGCTGGACAGAACCTTGGTGGGTCAACGCCGGACTCTATGGGAACGAGAAGAAATTCTAAATCAGCACCTACGAGTGTTGCGACTGCGGCAAGGAATTGTGGACAGTAATGGTCAACAAAACCAGAAAATTGACTTAGAACCAATTTTGCTCGAACTAGAAGCACAGTGCAAACAACAGTCAGATCAATTGCAACAACTAGAACGAGAAATTGAACAGATGCGCCAAAGTCTTAGCCAAGCTGCAGAATTGATGAATCAACAAACCCAAGAAAAGGATGCTAAGCTGGCTCAGGTAAAAAATTGGGAGGAAAGTTGGCTCTCCAATCAGGTGAAGGTCGCTCAACTTTGGGGCAAAGTTCATCTCTATGAAGAAACCCTACAGCCATTGCAAGATGGTGTCAATGAAATTCGACAGAAGCTGGATGCGATCGCAAATGCTCTGAATCACATCCAGAAAACAGGTGGTTCTCAACAACAAGCGATCACTCAAATATCCCAAATCATCAGTAGCTTAAGCCAATCTCCAGAGTTGGCAGCTTCTTAG
- a CDS encoding response regulator, which translates to MQGTLSEIDIRSILQLIELGQRTGELLVEAYSSHPSSKASNIGSHRFASGRLYQQPKLPSPGPYWFVFFLNGQIAYAADSDGSLTRLHDYLRRYKANDALEQLESLSIAATNALEYGYLWALLEKHVITPNQGRSIIQSMVHETLFDLLSLHHGYFVFEIGPALAPQLTTLEIGPLVTEIMKQVQEWKQLCPHIQSPHQCPMITAHDQLQATLPEKSFRLISSWVDGKTSLRQLSRYLHRDLITVARAIYPYVQQGSIQMVTPKEADTPAIEEQWELKKVTRSVVCVDDDLAVGKAVEYTLEAKGYKVTAIQKPLKALSEVFQLQPDLILCDLVMPDLDGYELCGMLRQSTAFRQTPIIMLTGKDGFIDRVRARMVGATDYLTKPFGDHELLMLLEKYIWSR; encoded by the coding sequence ATGCAGGGAACTTTGAGTGAAATTGATATCCGTAGCATCCTGCAACTGATCGAGCTAGGTCAGCGAACCGGGGAACTCTTAGTCGAGGCATACAGCTCTCACCCTAGTAGCAAGGCTAGCAATATTGGCAGTCATCGTTTTGCCTCAGGTAGACTTTACCAGCAGCCAAAACTACCAAGTCCCGGTCCTTATTGGTTTGTCTTCTTCCTGAATGGCCAGATTGCCTATGCTGCTGACAGCGATGGGAGCTTGACGCGCCTGCATGATTATCTGCGCCGCTATAAAGCCAATGATGCTCTAGAGCAATTGGAAAGTCTCTCCATTGCCGCTACCAATGCTCTAGAGTATGGTTATCTTTGGGCTTTGTTAGAAAAGCATGTTATCACACCAAACCAAGGGCGAAGCATTATTCAAAGCATGGTTCATGAAACCCTTTTTGATTTGCTGAGCCTTCACCATGGCTACTTTGTATTTGAAATTGGTCCGGCATTAGCACCGCAACTTACTACCTTAGAAATAGGACCATTGGTCACAGAGATTATGAAGCAGGTGCAGGAGTGGAAGCAATTGTGCCCTCATATCCAATCTCCCCATCAGTGTCCAATGATTACTGCCCATGACCAGTTACAGGCTACACTGCCCGAAAAATCCTTTAGACTCATCAGCAGTTGGGTAGATGGCAAAACTTCTCTACGCCAGTTGTCCCGTTATCTCCATCGCGACCTGATCACCGTAGCTCGGGCTATTTATCCCTATGTACAACAGGGGTCAATCCAAATGGTGACCCCCAAAGAAGCAGATACGCCAGCCATTGAAGAGCAATGGGAGTTGAAGAAAGTTACACGATCTGTTGTCTGTGTTGATGATGATCTCGCAGTTGGAAAAGCTGTGGAATATACCCTAGAAGCCAAAGGTTATAAAGTCACAGCAATACAGAAGCCCCTAAAGGCTCTGAGTGAGGTTTTTCAACTCCAACCCGATCTCATCCTCTGTGACCTAGTAATGCCCGACCTAGATGGTTATGAGCTTTGTGGCATGTTACGCCAATCCACAGCATTTCGGCAAACCCCCATCATCATGCTCACAGGCAAAGATGGCTTTATCGATCGCGTCAGAGCCCGGATGGTAGGCGCAACTGACTACTTAACGAAGCCCTTCGGAGATCATGAGTTATTGATGCTTTTGGAAAAATACATTTGGTCCAGGTGA
- a CDS encoding response regulator, whose translation MSKVLVVEDSLAQRQMISDLLKGSGLKVDVASDGVEALEHIVESCPDVVVLDIVMPRMNGYEVCRRLKADPKTQNVPVVMCSSKGEEFDRYWGMKQGADAYIAKPFQPTELIGTVRQLLRT comes from the coding sequence ATGAGTAAAGTTTTAGTTGTAGAAGACAGCCTTGCTCAACGGCAGATGATCTCAGACCTCCTCAAAGGTAGTGGTTTGAAGGTGGATGTTGCCAGTGATGGTGTTGAGGCTTTAGAACATATTGTAGAGTCTTGTCCAGATGTAGTGGTCTTGGATATAGTGATGCCACGCATGAATGGCTATGAGGTCTGTCGCCGTCTTAAGGCTGACCCTAAAACTCAGAATGTGCCAGTGGTGATGTGTTCTTCAAAAGGTGAAGAATTTGACCGCTATTGGGGCATGAAGCAAGGTGCAGATGCATACATTGCGAAGCCTTTTCAGCCAACGGAGTTGATTGGAACAGTTAGACAGCTACTTAGAACATAA
- a CDS encoding chemotaxis protein CheW — protein sequence MVANPDFVTDSALEQAPELQELESPEGELYLRFYLPSGDEFALPATGIKEVIDPSPEQITPIPNASPLLLGTFNRRGRVIWVSDLGQFLGDKTVLNTDRMEIPVIVIEDQDTMLGLAVQQIVCTDWLDVEKLHMPTNVADSMAPFLRGEWLLDIEFNQVLRLLDHVAIIRSARWAA from the coding sequence ATGGTTGCTAATCCGGACTTTGTAACTGACTCGGCTCTTGAACAAGCCCCAGAATTGCAGGAATTGGAAAGTCCTGAAGGCGAACTATACCTGCGGTTTTATCTGCCATCTGGTGATGAATTTGCTCTGCCGGCTACTGGGATAAAAGAGGTAATTGACCCCTCCCCTGAACAAATTACTCCTATTCCTAATGCTTCCCCTTTATTGTTGGGGACTTTCAATCGACGTGGACGGGTAATTTGGGTCTCAGATCTAGGTCAGTTTCTGGGGGATAAAACGGTTTTAAATACAGACCGTATGGAAATCCCTGTTATTGTTATTGAAGATCAAGACACTATGCTGGGGTTGGCAGTTCAACAAATTGTCTGTACAGACTGGCTGGATGTGGAAAAGTTACATATGCCTACCAATGTTGCCGATAGTATGGCTCCTTTCTTACGCGGTGAGTGGTTGCTAGACATTGAGTTTAATCAGGTTCTTCGACTACTTGATCATGTGGCGATTATACGCTCAGCAAGGTGGGCAGCCTAA